The bacterium genome contains the following window.
TCTTTTGAGCGACCAAAAGAAATGGGGGAAAGAAAAGTCGCGCTCCCTTTGTGCCCAAAGCTCGCTCGTTCGTCGCTCGGCGAGCTCATATTCGCTGCGGCTCAGAATGAGCTCGGAACATCCTCGCTCTCTCACTCGCTGGCGCCGGAGGGCGTGGGGAAACGAAAAGAAGGCTCGAACAAAAGCGAAATCTTTTTGAGCTTTTGTTCTCGAAGGTATTTTTTCGACAGCTATAAAAATCTTCCTTCGAGTCCAAAAACATTTTGTTATCTCGTTTTTGGACGAGCCTTCACTTCGTACCCTTCCGGGCCGATTTCTTGGGTACTTCTTTCTAAAAGAAGTACCAGGGGGAGTGGGGCAGAGCCCCACAAGATGTAAAAGACCCCCACGATCTCTCACTGCTGGGCACCGGAGAGCGTGGGGAACGAAAAGAAGGCTCGCACATGAGCAAGATAATTGTTGCTCATGTACTCGAAGGTAGTTTGTGTACACTATTTCGGAGATCGAAATGCGAAAGACCGCCCTTATCATCCTCGACGGCTGGGGATACCGCCCCGAGAGGGAGAACAACGCTATTGCCGAGGCGGGGACGCCGAACCTCGATAAATTGTGCCGGGAGTACCCCTGCGCCACCCTGGCGGCCTCCGGCCTCGCCGTCGGGCTGCCGGAGGGGCAGATGGGGAACTCCGAGGTCGGCCACCTCAATCTGGGCGCGGGGCGGATAGTCTATCAGGACCTGACGAGGATCAACCTGGCGGTCAAGGACGGCTCGATAAAGGAGAACAGGGTCCTTCGCGAGGCGTGCGACGCGGCGGCGAGGGGGGGCAAGGCGCTCCACCTGATGGGGCTTTTGTCCGACGGCGGCGTCCACAGCCATCAGGAGCACCTCTACGCCCTCGTCCGCATGGCAAAACTTTGCGGGGTGAAGAATATCTTCGTCCACGCCTTCATGGACGGCCGCGACACTCCCCCCCGGTCGGGGCTCGGGTACGTGGAAAAGCTCGAAGCAGCCCTGAAAGAGATCGGCGCGGGCAGGATTGCCACGGTCTCCGGCAGATTCTACGCGATGGACCGCGACAACCGCTGGGAGAGGGTGGAAAAGGCTTACAGGGCTCTGGTGAGGGGCGAGGGCGAGAGGGCGGGAAGCGCCGCCGAAGCGGTTAAAGCCTCTTACGAGGCGGGGCAGGTGGACGAGTTCATCCTTCCCACCGTGGTTGTTGCCGAGGCGGGCAGTCCGGCGGGGAAGATCGAAGACGGCGATTCTGTGGTCTTCTTTAACTTCCGCTCCGACCGCGCCCGGCAGCTCACCCGGGTCTTCACGGAGGAGGGGTTCTCCCACTTCGACGTTTCGGACCGGCCTCGCCTCTCAAGCTACGTCACGATGACCGAGTACGACGAGACCTTCACGACCCCCATCGCCTTCCCGCAGCAGACCCTGCGAAACATCCTCGCCGAGGTCCTTTCGGACGCGGGCAAGACCCAGCTGCGGATAGCGGAGACGGAAAAATACGCCCACGTCACCTTCTTTTTCAACGGCGGCGTGGAGAAATCCTGGCCCGGCGAGGAGCGGATACTTATACCGAGCCCCCGCGAGGTAGCCACCTACGACCAAAAGCCCCAGATGAGCGCCTTCGCGGTCAGGGACAGGCTGCTTCAGGAGATAGAATCGAAAAAATTCGACAATATAGTCGTGAACTTCGCCAATCTGGACATGGTGGGCCACACCGGGATAATGGAGGCCGCC
Protein-coding sequences here:
- a CDS encoding 2,3-bisphosphoglycerate-independent phosphoglycerate mutase yields the protein MRKTALIILDGWGYRPERENNAIAEAGTPNLDKLCREYPCATLAASGLAVGLPEGQMGNSEVGHLNLGAGRIVYQDLTRINLAVKDGSIKENRVLREACDAAARGGKALHLMGLLSDGGVHSHQEHLYALVRMAKLCGVKNIFVHAFMDGRDTPPRSGLGYVEKLEAALKEIGAGRIATVSGRFYAMDRDNRWERVEKAYRALVRGEGERAGSAAEAVKASYEAGQVDEFILPTVVVAEAGSPAGKIEDGDSVVFFNFRSDRARQLTRVFTEEGFSHFDVSDRPRLSSYVTMTEYDETFTTPIAFPQQTLRNILAEVLSDAGKTQLRIAETEKYAHVTFFFNGGVEKSWPGEERILIPSPREVATYDQKPQMSAFAVRDRLLQEIESKKFDNIVVNFANLDMVGHTGIMEAAKEAVKAVDSCVGELAAALCRNGYCAIITADHGNAEEMWDAASGQPMTAHTTNRVPLILMDDDLRGEKLRADGILADVAPTLLALMGVEIPPEMTGRSLLAK